A stretch of Crossiella cryophila DNA encodes these proteins:
- a CDS encoding AraC family transcriptional regulator, with protein sequence MTLSDEPFDPSRRKAFLAGAGFEAMYAMYVDYCAPDPVRLSSADRRTGRFWTTHLTGLPDPDRIGGVGTALSEVASDSAYELGGQGRPDGYVVRVQVRGAVRTDLEGHDLAAGHTIQGPEQHLTQAISPGSVMRYLVVPPAKIADALRVRLGEEPRGLLHFDPEIRHQAPAAAAWLGLVNSWADPRHAQLLAQSPLALRHFEQLLIQALLDAQPHALTGALTRHTAAAPPGSMRRAMAYCEEHAHEPISVAHIAAAAGLSVRQLQRGFREHLGISPLEHLRRVRLDLVHQELLEIAAGRATGTITEIATRWGFAHLGRFSEYYRGTYGRPPSHTVRAVPA encoded by the coding sequence GTGACCCTGTCGGACGAACCCTTCGATCCCAGCAGGCGCAAGGCGTTCCTCGCCGGCGCCGGCTTCGAGGCCATGTACGCGATGTACGTCGACTACTGCGCGCCGGACCCGGTCCGGCTCAGCTCGGCCGACCGGCGCACCGGCCGGTTCTGGACCACCCACCTCACCGGCCTGCCCGACCCGGACCGGATCGGCGGCGTCGGCACCGCGCTCAGCGAGGTGGCCAGCGACTCCGCCTACGAACTCGGCGGACAGGGCAGGCCGGACGGGTACGTGGTGCGGGTGCAGGTGCGGGGCGCCGTCCGGACCGACCTGGAAGGCCACGACCTGGCCGCGGGCCACACCATCCAGGGCCCGGAACAACACCTCACCCAGGCGATCTCGCCCGGCAGCGTGATGCGCTACCTGGTCGTCCCGCCCGCCAAGATCGCCGACGCGCTGCGGGTCCGCCTGGGTGAGGAACCGCGCGGCCTGCTGCACTTCGACCCGGAGATCCGGCACCAGGCACCCGCGGCCGCGGCCTGGCTCGGCCTGGTCAACAGCTGGGCCGACCCCCGGCACGCCCAACTGCTCGCCCAGTCGCCCTTGGCACTGCGCCACTTCGAGCAACTCCTCATCCAGGCTCTGCTGGACGCCCAGCCGCACGCGCTGACCGGCGCGCTGACCCGGCACACCGCGGCCGCCCCGCCCGGCTCGATGCGCCGGGCCATGGCCTACTGCGAGGAACACGCGCACGAACCGATCTCGGTGGCGCACATCGCCGCCGCGGCCGGACTCAGCGTCCGCCAGCTGCAACGCGGCTTCCGCGAACACCTCGGCATCAGCCCACTGGAACACCTGCGCCGGGTCCGCCTCGACCTGGTGCACCAGGAACTCCTGGAGATCGCCGCGGGCCGAGCCACCGGAACGATCACCGAGATCGCCACCCGGTGGGGATTCGCGCACCTGGGGCGGTTCTCCGAGTACTACCGCGGCACCTACGGGCGACCGCCCTCGCACACGGTGCGGGCCGTGCCCGCCTGA
- a CDS encoding glycoside hydrolase family 16 protein, whose product MSTRTSRRKCVTVALATLLAAVGVSAPVAPASAAPAAWVQVWNDEFNGPNGAGVDRGKWNFDIGNAQANGWGNNELQYYTDRTSNAATDGAGNLVITARRETHGQCWNGRACDYTSARLLTKGKFERAYGRFEARMKLPYGQGIWPAFWMLGNNFPGTRWPDCGEIDIMENIGREPNTVHGTLHGPGYSGSGGIGASKASPDGRPYSQNFHTFAIEWSPTDIKWFVDGQQFQRRTPADLGGRRWVFDHPFFMILNLAVGGNWPGNPDGSTVFPQRLSVDYVRVFEWR is encoded by the coding sequence ATGTCAACGAGGACGAGCCGACGGAAGTGTGTCACCGTCGCGCTGGCCACCCTCCTGGCCGCGGTCGGCGTCTCCGCTCCGGTGGCACCCGCGAGTGCCGCGCCCGCGGCCTGGGTGCAGGTGTGGAACGACGAGTTCAACGGGCCCAACGGGGCCGGGGTGGACCGCGGGAAGTGGAACTTCGACATCGGCAACGCCCAGGCCAATGGCTGGGGCAACAACGAACTGCAGTACTACACCGACCGGACCTCCAACGCGGCCACCGACGGCGCGGGCAACCTGGTGATCACCGCGCGGCGGGAGACGCACGGGCAGTGCTGGAACGGGCGGGCCTGCGACTACACCTCGGCGCGGCTGCTGACCAAGGGCAAGTTCGAGCGGGCCTACGGGCGGTTCGAGGCGCGGATGAAACTGCCCTACGGCCAGGGCATCTGGCCGGCGTTCTGGATGCTGGGCAACAACTTCCCCGGCACGCGCTGGCCGGACTGCGGCGAGATCGACATCATGGAGAACATCGGCCGGGAGCCCAACACCGTGCACGGCACCTTGCACGGGCCCGGTTACTCCGGCTCCGGCGGGATCGGGGCGTCCAAGGCCTCGCCGGATGGGCGGCCGTACTCGCAGAACTTCCACACCTTCGCCATCGAGTGGTCGCCGACCGACATCAAGTGGTTCGTCGACGGGCAGCAGTTCCAGCGGCGCACCCCGGCCGACCTGGGCGGGCGGCGCTGGGTGTTCGACCACCCGTTCTTCATGATCCTCAACCTGGCGGTCGGTGGGAACTGGCCGGGCAACCCGGATGGCAGCACCGTGTTCCCGCAGCGGTTGAGCGTGGACTACGTGCGGGTGTTCGAGTGGCGTTGA
- a CDS encoding LysR family transcriptional regulator, translated as MDTRLLNTFLSLSRNGNFTATASELHLAQSTVTVQIRTLEKQLGARLFDRLPGGAELTAAGRRLLRPAEDLLTAEAALRTAAGADGPPSGEVTLAATESLCAYRLPELITALRREQPRIEIHLLPAGTALGARLLHTGQAQLALTLDAAPAAELTAEPLGHEPLTLVCAPEHRLAGRTPRWSQLARESFFLLEQGCFYSDRLAHRLLAVQDAAPRLTRFGSIEAARSCVAGGLGLGLFPTIAIRDLLDSGRLLALPLPAHTEAPVLLTHDPRRSPSPATHAVATALRAHWATGGSTP; from the coding sequence GTGGACACTCGGCTGCTGAACACCTTCCTCTCGTTGAGCCGCAACGGGAACTTCACCGCCACCGCCAGTGAGCTGCACCTGGCCCAGTCCACGGTCACCGTGCAGATCCGCACCCTGGAGAAACAGCTCGGCGCCCGCCTGTTCGACCGCCTGCCCGGCGGAGCCGAACTCACCGCCGCTGGCAGACGACTGCTCCGCCCCGCCGAGGACCTGCTCACCGCCGAGGCCGCCCTGCGCACCGCGGCGGGTGCGGACGGCCCGCCCAGCGGCGAGGTCACCCTGGCCGCCACCGAATCCCTGTGCGCCTACCGACTGCCGGAACTGATCACCGCCCTGCGCCGCGAGCAACCGCGGATCGAGATCCACCTGCTCCCGGCCGGCACCGCCCTTGGCGCCCGGCTGCTGCACACCGGCCAGGCCCAGCTCGCCCTCACCCTGGACGCCGCCCCCGCCGCCGAACTGACCGCCGAACCCCTCGGCCACGAACCCCTCACCCTGGTGTGCGCCCCGGAGCACCGCCTCGCCGGCCGCACCCCACGCTGGTCCCAGCTGGCCAGGGAGAGCTTCTTCCTGCTGGAACAGGGCTGCTTCTACAGCGACCGCCTCGCCCACCGGCTCCTGGCCGTCCAGGACGCCGCGCCCCGGCTCACCCGCTTCGGCAGCATCGAGGCCGCCCGCTCCTGCGTGGCGGGGGGCCTGGGCCTCGGTCTGTTCCCCACCATCGCCATCCGCGACCTCCTCGACTCGGGCCGCCTGCTCGCCCTGCCGCTCCCGGCGCACACCGAGGCCCCCGTGCTGCTCACCCACGACCCCCGCCGCTCCCCCAGCCCCGCCACCCACGCCGTGGCCACCGCCCTGCGCGCCCACTGGGCCACCGGCGGGTCCACGCCCTAG
- a CDS encoding glycerophosphodiester phosphodiesterase family protein — MGDLPKWLTAVPIAHRGLYDLTAGIPENSLPAFEAALRQGFPCELDVRFSADEDLVVSHDADLPRLTGVPGPVRAKTAAELGALRLNGTGHGIPRLTEVLDLVDGRVPLLIETKHAHPLEGRGIEAALLRQLRGYRGEVAVHSFDPVAVFRLRRLGVRVPLGQISGLLPKADPVSRFLGRSLVGNFVTRPDFLSLELAALPSRAATYWRDRGRPVLAWPVGSAAQARRAQQLADNIIFSGFVPSSEH, encoded by the coding sequence ATGGGCGACCTCCCGAAGTGGCTCACCGCCGTGCCCATCGCGCACCGCGGCCTCTACGACCTCACCGCGGGCATCCCGGAGAACTCGCTGCCCGCCTTCGAGGCCGCCCTGCGCCAGGGCTTCCCCTGCGAACTCGACGTCCGGTTCAGCGCCGACGAGGACCTGGTGGTCAGCCACGACGCCGACCTGCCCCGGCTCACCGGCGTGCCAGGCCCGGTCCGGGCCAAGACCGCCGCCGAACTCGGCGCGCTCCGGCTCAACGGCACCGGACACGGCATCCCCCGGCTCACCGAGGTCCTCGACCTCGTCGACGGCCGGGTCCCACTGCTCATCGAGACCAAACACGCCCACCCGCTCGAGGGCCGCGGCATCGAGGCCGCGCTGCTGCGCCAGCTCCGCGGTTACCGGGGTGAGGTCGCGGTGCACTCCTTCGACCCGGTGGCCGTGTTCCGGTTACGCCGTCTGGGTGTCCGCGTACCGCTCGGGCAGATCTCCGGACTGCTGCCCAAAGCCGATCCGGTGAGCCGATTCCTCGGCCGCAGCCTGGTCGGCAACTTCGTGACCAGGCCGGACTTCCTCAGCCTCGAACTGGCCGCACTGCCATCGCGGGCCGCCACCTACTGGCGGGACCGGGGGCGGCCGGTGCTCGCCTGGCCGGTCGGTTCGGCCGCTCAGGCGAGAAGGGCTCAACAACTGGCCGACAACATCATATTCTCCGGGTTCGTCCCCTCCAGCGAGCATTGA
- a CDS encoding nitroreductase family deazaflavin-dependent oxidoreductase, with protein MPLTGEYEPSPSEWVRNQVELFESSNGARGNTVLDDRLVVVLTTKGGKSGKLRKSPVMRVEHDGVYAAVASLGGAPKHPVWYFNLKSTPLVELQDGAVRKDYLAREITGEEKALWWERAVAAFPNYAEYQEKTDRVIPVFLLEPVSGS; from the coding sequence ATGCCACTGACCGGCGAGTACGAGCCCAGCCCGAGCGAGTGGGTGCGTAACCAGGTGGAGCTTTTCGAAAGCTCGAACGGGGCGCGGGGCAACACGGTGCTGGATGATCGGCTCGTGGTCGTGCTGACCACCAAGGGCGGCAAGTCCGGCAAGCTGCGCAAGTCGCCGGTGATGCGGGTGGAGCACGACGGGGTCTACGCCGCGGTCGCCTCGCTCGGCGGCGCGCCCAAGCACCCCGTCTGGTACTTCAACCTCAAGTCCACGCCGCTGGTGGAACTCCAGGACGGCGCGGTGCGCAAGGACTACCTGGCGCGGGAGATCACCGGCGAGGAGAAGGCGCTGTGGTGGGAGCGGGCGGTCGCCGCCTTCCCGAACTACGCCGAGTACCAGGAGAAGACCGACCGGGTGATCCCGGTGTTCCTGCTGGAGCCGGTGTCGGGCTCCTGA
- a CDS encoding DUF4231 domain-containing protein codes for MAGKDKSAANPDHGEYGRVARQYVIDLRDRYRFRSRWNRRFFRFTGILVTVLSISLPLITVISFPQKDLTIAVIGVAIALSTGLHSFYQWDKNWGLLRRSDFKLTEAYSAWELEMHHAQSLVDGPNKEQRRYDATKALLDKASVIRGKESESYFDALQFPQKPGPAGEKKPDGQ; via the coding sequence GTGGCCGGCAAAGACAAGTCCGCGGCAAACCCCGACCACGGCGAGTACGGGCGGGTGGCCCGGCAGTATGTGATCGACCTGCGGGACCGCTACCGGTTCCGGTCCCGGTGGAACCGCCGGTTCTTCCGGTTCACCGGCATCCTGGTCACCGTGCTCAGCATCAGCCTGCCGCTGATCACGGTCATCTCCTTCCCCCAGAAGGACCTGACCATCGCGGTCATCGGCGTGGCCATCGCACTGAGCACCGGCCTGCACTCCTTCTACCAGTGGGACAAGAACTGGGGCCTGCTGCGCCGCAGCGACTTCAAACTCACCGAGGCATACTCGGCCTGGGAGCTGGAGATGCACCACGCACAGTCACTGGTGGACGGGCCGAACAAGGAGCAGCGCCGCTACGACGCGACGAAGGCCCTGCTCGACAAGGCCAGCGTGATCCGCGGCAAGGAATCGGAGAGTTACTTCGACGCCCTCCAGTTCCCCCAAAAGCCTGGCCCCGCAGGGGAGAAAAAGCCGGACGGACAGTAA
- a CDS encoding alpha/beta fold hydrolase yields MTDRYTDAALAATLSGDFRSEHAEVNGTRLHYVIGGTGSPLVLLPGWPQTWWQFRKIMPALAEHHRVIAVDLRGMGGSAKPAAGYDKKTMAKDIHELLRHLGIEQADVAGHDIGAMVAHSFAANHPETARRIALIDVPHPDDSLDEIPMLPPHPDRVHPWWFAFNHLHGLPEQLLAGRSRHLIDWLYQAMLLDQGKIDEQARTVYANAYDQPEAIRAGNGWYQTWRQDIADNRGYAKLTTPVLGVGGDQGYHYATARALPKQANDYELVEIADSGHYVAEEQPEALVAELRRFFAADKIG; encoded by the coding sequence GTGACCGATCGGTACACCGACGCCGCCCTCGCCGCCACGCTGTCGGGGGACTTCCGCAGCGAGCACGCCGAGGTCAACGGCACCCGCCTGCACTACGTCATCGGCGGCACCGGCAGCCCGCTGGTGCTGCTGCCCGGCTGGCCGCAGACCTGGTGGCAGTTCCGCAAGATCATGCCCGCGCTCGCCGAGCACCACCGGGTCATCGCGGTCGACCTGCGCGGCATGGGCGGCTCGGCCAAACCCGCGGCCGGCTACGACAAGAAGACCATGGCCAAGGACATCCACGAACTGCTCCGGCACCTGGGCATCGAACAGGCCGACGTGGCCGGGCACGACATCGGCGCCATGGTCGCGCACAGCTTCGCCGCCAACCACCCCGAGACCGCCCGCCGGATCGCGCTCATCGACGTCCCGCACCCCGACGACAGCCTCGACGAGATCCCCATGCTGCCGCCGCACCCCGACCGCGTGCACCCCTGGTGGTTCGCCTTCAACCACCTCCACGGCCTGCCCGAACAGCTCCTCGCCGGCCGCTCCCGGCACCTCATCGACTGGCTCTACCAGGCGATGCTGCTGGACCAGGGCAAGATCGACGAGCAGGCGCGCACCGTCTACGCCAACGCCTACGACCAGCCCGAGGCCATCCGGGCCGGCAACGGCTGGTACCAGACCTGGCGGCAGGACATCGCCGACAACCGCGGCTACGCCAAGCTGACCACCCCGGTGCTAGGCGTCGGCGGCGACCAGGGCTACCACTACGCCACCGCCCGCGCGCTGCCCAAGCAGGCCAACGACTACGAGCTGGTGGAGATCGCGGACAGCGGGCACTACGTGGCCGAGGAACAGCCCGAGGCGCTGGTGGCCGAACTGCGCCGGTTCTTCGCCGCGGACAAGATCGGCTGA
- a CDS encoding DUF4232 domain-containing protein produces the protein MKLNLRRGFAVVAVLAATAAGGALWAGSAVANPTDQPCRAGQLDATLVAGSPGAGQRYASVQFTAKRGTACKLAGALPVTLQGAPGVTVVADNAGAPPVYLAGGKSAHIVLHWTGIGAPEQQQTPGSVTVGLPGRGAGVSTLRWDQGALDAFSEAHTLYVGAVQAGPAEY, from the coding sequence ATGAAACTGAATCTTCGGCGGGGTTTCGCCGTCGTCGCCGTGCTCGCCGCCACCGCTGCGGGCGGGGCGTTGTGGGCTGGGTCTGCTGTCGCCAATCCGACCGATCAGCCTTGCCGGGCCGGGCAGTTGGACGCGACGCTGGTCGCTGGGTCGCCTGGGGCGGGGCAGCGGTATGCCTCTGTTCAGTTCACCGCCAAGCGGGGGACCGCCTGCAAGCTCGCCGGGGCGTTGCCGGTGACCTTGCAGGGGGCTCCTGGGGTGACTGTGGTCGCGGACAACGCGGGGGCGCCGCCGGTGTACCTCGCGGGGGGTAAGTCGGCGCACATTGTGTTGCACTGGACCGGGATTGGGGCTCCGGAGCAGCAGCAGACTCCCGGCAGTGTCACCGTTGGGCTGCCTGGACGGGGGGCCGGGGTGAGTACTTTGCGTTGGGATCAGGGTGCGTTGGATGCGTTCTCGGAGGCGCACACCTTGTACGTCGGGGCTGTGCAGGCTGGGCCTGCGGAGTACTGA
- a CDS encoding TetR/AcrR family transcriptional regulator codes for MGRTKEFDPDVALRAAMELFWRQGYEGTSMQDLVDHLGVNRASIYATFGGKHELYLRALDHYAELTDVLMLSGLSKAGPVLPEVRALVRRYVQDSLQDKEKRGCLVTNTVVELLPADAVAGRRAELSLDGLEMVLASALTRAQAQGELAESRDPRGLARFLVTFLQGVRVIAKTPDPRRLLDAERQALSLLD; via the coding sequence ATGGGCAGGACCAAGGAGTTCGATCCGGACGTGGCACTGCGGGCCGCGATGGAACTGTTCTGGCGGCAGGGCTACGAGGGCACCTCGATGCAGGACCTCGTGGACCACCTCGGCGTCAACCGGGCCAGCATCTACGCCACCTTCGGCGGCAAGCACGAGCTGTACCTGCGCGCGCTGGACCACTACGCCGAACTGACCGACGTGCTGATGCTCAGCGGACTGTCCAAGGCCGGTCCGGTACTGCCCGAGGTGCGCGCGCTGGTCCGCCGATACGTGCAGGACTCCTTGCAGGACAAGGAAAAACGCGGCTGCCTGGTCACCAACACGGTGGTGGAGCTACTCCCGGCCGACGCGGTGGCCGGGCGCCGCGCCGAACTCAGCCTCGACGGGCTGGAAATGGTGCTCGCCAGCGCGCTGACCCGCGCGCAGGCCCAGGGCGAACTGGCCGAGAGCCGGGATCCGCGGGGGCTGGCCCGGTTCCTGGTGACCTTCCTGCAGGGGGTCCGGGTGATCGCCAAGACGCCGGATCCGCGTCGGCTGCTGGATGCCGAACGGCAGGCACTGTCCCTGCTCGACTGA